Proteins encoded within one genomic window of Lampris incognitus isolate fLamInc1 chromosome 1, fLamInc1.hap2, whole genome shotgun sequence:
- the lamp2 gene encoding lysosome-associated membrane glycoprotein 2 isoform X2, whose amino-acid sequence MTFHFLALSVCSSARGLLLVDVSELGRFRLLPAIMSRGALFLWFLALGLEIQPSLGTEVSVNNTDKLCLYANLTVSFSVTYEAAGNKNETVMFELPEKVETDGSICDNTSSTLKLSFGKGHSWTVSFSKNDKTYQADSIVFNYSLNDSTIFPNATSNETMSVSVKPAITNVGVDTCYSCKSKEEFTDEAVNQTLSDVLIQAFVNGSKSDKLTLCTADLPVTTVAPTTHVITTTTVTNVTTTTTTIPTTTIPTTTPTPALPTPATGKYIIKPDENSTACLLASVGLRIGFRQGEKYQEINLEPNGTTVSGTCGTNSSELVLRSNTVTFMFTFTSDAKTKKFHLHALNVTASPSSGVVFTETNNNLTLWEATVGSSYLCNKEQNYNITSLLTLYTYELQVQPFAINKGVFSTAHECSMDDTSILIPIIVGAALAGLILIVVIAYVIGRRKTYVGYQTL is encoded by the exons ATGACTTTCCATTTCCTGgcgctgtctgtctgcagttcgGCCCGGGGCTTGCTGCTTGTTGACGTCTCTGAATTAGGACGCTTCAGACTACTCCCGGCCATCATGTCCCGCGGTGCACTTTTCCTTTGGTTTTTGGCGCTCGGACTCG AAATCCAGCCGTCCCTTGGTACTGAGGTGTCAGTCAACAACACAGATAAGTTATGCCTTTATGCCAATCTGACAGTCAGCTTCTCGGTCACATATGAAGCTGCTGGAAAtaag AATGAAACGGTTATGTTTGAACTGCCTGAGAAAGTTGAAACAGATGGGAGTATCTGTGATAACACAAGTTCAACACTGAAGCTTAGTTTTGGAAAAGGACACTCCTGGACCGTGTCATTCTCAAAGAATGACAAAACATACCAAGCAGATTCTATCGTCTTTAACTACAGTCTCAATGATTCTACCATCTTTCCTAACGCTACATCAAATG aaaCCATGTCTGTGTCTGTGAAGCCTGCGATTACAAATGTAGGAGTGGATACCTGCTACTCTTGTAAGAGTAAAGAGGAATTCACAGATGAAGCAGTTAATCAGACGCTATCAGATGTGCTTATACAGGCATTTGTGAATGGCAGTAAAAGTGACAAAC TTACCTTGTGCACTGCTGATTTACCTGTAACCACTGTTGCACCCACCACCCATGTCATCACTACTACCACTGTAACAAAtgtcaccaccactactaccactatacCTACTACCACGATACCTACCACCACCCCAACCCCTGCTCTTCCCACTCCTGCCACTGGGAAGTACATCATCAAGCCAGACGAGAACAGCACAGCCTGCCTGTTGGCCAGCGTTGGCCTGCGGATTGGCTTCAGGCAAGGAGAG AAATATCAGGAGATTAACCTGGAGCCCAATGGGACAACAGTCTCCGGGACTTGTGGCACCAACAGTAGTGAACTTGTGTTGCGCTCCAACACAGTTACCTTCATGTTCACGTTCACTAGT GATGCAAAGACAAAGAAATTCCACCTACATGCTCTGAATGTCACTGCAAGTCCAAGTTCAG GGGTGGTTTTCACTGAGACAAACAACAACCTGACTCTGTGGGAAGCCACCGTTGGCAGTTCCTACTTGTGTAATAAGGAACAGAACTACAACATCACCAGCTTGCTCACTCTCTACACTTATGAGCTACAAGTACAGCCCTTTGCCATTAACAAGGGTGTTTTCAGCACAG cCCATGAATGCTCAATGGATGACACCAGCATCTTAATCCCTATCATTGTTGGCGCTGCTCTGGCTGGCTTGATTCTCATTGTAGTGATTGCTTATGTGATCGGTCGCAGAAAAACCTATGTTGGATATCAGACCCTTTAA
- the lamp2 gene encoding lysosome-associated membrane glycoprotein 2 isoform X1: MTFHFLALSVCSSARGLLLVDVSELGRFRLLPAIMSRGALFLWFLALGLEIQPSLGTEVSVNNTDKLCLYANLTVSFSVTYEAAGNKNETVMFELPEKVETDGSICDNTSSTLKLSFGKGHSWTVSFSKNDKTYQADSIVFNYSLNDSTIFPNATSNETMSVSVKPAITNVGVDTCYSCKSKEEFTDEAVNQTLSDVLIQAFVNGSKSDKLTLCTADLPVTTVAPTTHVITTTTVTNVTTTTTTIPTTTIPTTTPTPALPTPATGKYIIKPDENSTACLLASVGLRIGFRQGEKYQEINLEPNGTTVSGTCGTNSSELVLRSNTVTFMFTFTSDAKTKKFHLHALNVTASPSSGVVFTETNNNLTLWEATVGSSYLCNKEQNYNITSLLTLYTYELQVQPFAINKGVFSTAEECLADVESYLVPIAVGVALIVLILIVMLAYFIGRKRNMATGYESF, translated from the exons ATGACTTTCCATTTCCTGgcgctgtctgtctgcagttcgGCCCGGGGCTTGCTGCTTGTTGACGTCTCTGAATTAGGACGCTTCAGACTACTCCCGGCCATCATGTCCCGCGGTGCACTTTTCCTTTGGTTTTTGGCGCTCGGACTCG AAATCCAGCCGTCCCTTGGTACTGAGGTGTCAGTCAACAACACAGATAAGTTATGCCTTTATGCCAATCTGACAGTCAGCTTCTCGGTCACATATGAAGCTGCTGGAAAtaag AATGAAACGGTTATGTTTGAACTGCCTGAGAAAGTTGAAACAGATGGGAGTATCTGTGATAACACAAGTTCAACACTGAAGCTTAGTTTTGGAAAAGGACACTCCTGGACCGTGTCATTCTCAAAGAATGACAAAACATACCAAGCAGATTCTATCGTCTTTAACTACAGTCTCAATGATTCTACCATCTTTCCTAACGCTACATCAAATG aaaCCATGTCTGTGTCTGTGAAGCCTGCGATTACAAATGTAGGAGTGGATACCTGCTACTCTTGTAAGAGTAAAGAGGAATTCACAGATGAAGCAGTTAATCAGACGCTATCAGATGTGCTTATACAGGCATTTGTGAATGGCAGTAAAAGTGACAAAC TTACCTTGTGCACTGCTGATTTACCTGTAACCACTGTTGCACCCACCACCCATGTCATCACTACTACCACTGTAACAAAtgtcaccaccactactaccactatacCTACTACCACGATACCTACCACCACCCCAACCCCTGCTCTTCCCACTCCTGCCACTGGGAAGTACATCATCAAGCCAGACGAGAACAGCACAGCCTGCCTGTTGGCCAGCGTTGGCCTGCGGATTGGCTTCAGGCAAGGAGAG AAATATCAGGAGATTAACCTGGAGCCCAATGGGACAACAGTCTCCGGGACTTGTGGCACCAACAGTAGTGAACTTGTGTTGCGCTCCAACACAGTTACCTTCATGTTCACGTTCACTAGT GATGCAAAGACAAAGAAATTCCACCTACATGCTCTGAATGTCACTGCAAGTCCAAGTTCAG GGGTGGTTTTCACTGAGACAAACAACAACCTGACTCTGTGGGAAGCCACCGTTGGCAGTTCCTACTTGTGTAATAAGGAACAGAACTACAACATCACCAGCTTGCTCACTCTCTACACTTATGAGCTACAAGTACAGCCCTTTGCCATTAACAAGGGTGTTTTCAGCACAG CTGAGGAATGCCTGGCTGACGTGGAAAGCTACCTTGTTCCCATAGCTGTTGGAGTTGCCCTGATTGTTCTCATTCTTATTGTTATGCTGGCCTATTTCATTGGAAGAAAGAGAAACATGGCTACCGGCTATGAGTCTTTCTAA
- the lamp2 gene encoding lysosome-associated membrane glycoprotein 2 isoform X3 — MTFHFLALSVCSSARGLLLVDVSELGRFRLLPAIMSRGALFLWFLALGLEIQPSLGTEVSVNNTDKLCLYANLTVSFSVTYEAAGNKNETVMFELPEKVETDGSICDNTSSTLKLSFGKGHSWTVSFSKNDKTYQADSIVFNYSLNDSTIFPNATSNETMSVSVKPAITNVGVDTCYSCKSKEEFTDEAVNQTLSDVLIQAFVNGSKSDKLTLCTADLPVTTVAPTTHVITTTTVTNVTTTTTTIPTTTIPTTTPTPALPTPATGKYIIKPDENSTACLLASVGLRIGFRQGEKYQEINLEPNGTTVSGTCGTNSSELVLRSNTVTFMFTFTSDAKTKKFHLHALNVTASPSSGVVFTETNNNLTLWEATVGSSYLCNKEQNYNITSLLTLYTYELQVQPFAINKGVFSTAVSFHLTVRSFIRGT; from the exons ATGACTTTCCATTTCCTGgcgctgtctgtctgcagttcgGCCCGGGGCTTGCTGCTTGTTGACGTCTCTGAATTAGGACGCTTCAGACTACTCCCGGCCATCATGTCCCGCGGTGCACTTTTCCTTTGGTTTTTGGCGCTCGGACTCG AAATCCAGCCGTCCCTTGGTACTGAGGTGTCAGTCAACAACACAGATAAGTTATGCCTTTATGCCAATCTGACAGTCAGCTTCTCGGTCACATATGAAGCTGCTGGAAAtaag AATGAAACGGTTATGTTTGAACTGCCTGAGAAAGTTGAAACAGATGGGAGTATCTGTGATAACACAAGTTCAACACTGAAGCTTAGTTTTGGAAAAGGACACTCCTGGACCGTGTCATTCTCAAAGAATGACAAAACATACCAAGCAGATTCTATCGTCTTTAACTACAGTCTCAATGATTCTACCATCTTTCCTAACGCTACATCAAATG aaaCCATGTCTGTGTCTGTGAAGCCTGCGATTACAAATGTAGGAGTGGATACCTGCTACTCTTGTAAGAGTAAAGAGGAATTCACAGATGAAGCAGTTAATCAGACGCTATCAGATGTGCTTATACAGGCATTTGTGAATGGCAGTAAAAGTGACAAAC TTACCTTGTGCACTGCTGATTTACCTGTAACCACTGTTGCACCCACCACCCATGTCATCACTACTACCACTGTAACAAAtgtcaccaccactactaccactatacCTACTACCACGATACCTACCACCACCCCAACCCCTGCTCTTCCCACTCCTGCCACTGGGAAGTACATCATCAAGCCAGACGAGAACAGCACAGCCTGCCTGTTGGCCAGCGTTGGCCTGCGGATTGGCTTCAGGCAAGGAGAG AAATATCAGGAGATTAACCTGGAGCCCAATGGGACAACAGTCTCCGGGACTTGTGGCACCAACAGTAGTGAACTTGTGTTGCGCTCCAACACAGTTACCTTCATGTTCACGTTCACTAGT GATGCAAAGACAAAGAAATTCCACCTACATGCTCTGAATGTCACTGCAAGTCCAAGTTCAG GGGTGGTTTTCACTGAGACAAACAACAACCTGACTCTGTGGGAAGCCACCGTTGGCAGTTCCTACTTGTGTAATAAGGAACAGAACTACAACATCACCAGCTTGCTCACTCTCTACACTTATGAGCTACAAGTACAGCCCTTTGCCATTAACAAGGGTGTTTTCAGCACAG ctgtttcttttcacctgacagtgagaagtttcatcagggggacgtag